AGCTCGAAGGGGACGGTGTGCGCATCGTGGACCGGACCGATTTCAGCGACGAGCTCAAGACCGCCTTCATCTCGCCCCGCAGTGCGCACGGCGTTTTGATCCAGTTCTGGCAGACGCCTCATATGGAGGAATAAGTCAGGGGTTCGAGGGTTCAAGGGTTCAGGTTGACGGTCATATTCTTTGATGCGGCAGGGACCTTGTTTCGCGTGCGCGGCTCGGTAGGTCAGGCATACGCGACGGTGGCCGCGCACCACGGGATCGTCGTCGCTCCTGACGTCATCGCGAGCCGCTTTCGCGCCGCCTTTCAGTGTATGCCCCCGATGTGTTTCCCCGGCGTGGCAGAGGCGGAGATACCGCGGCGGGAACGAGTCTGGTGGAGACAGGTTGTCACCACAGCGTTTGCCGGTTTCCACTTCGATAATTTCGAACAGTTCTTCAGCGACCTGTTCGACTACTTCGCCCAGGCGGAGAATTGGGAACTGTTCTCCGACGTGATCCCAACGCTCAGCGGGCTGCGCAGCCGCGGCTTCCGGCTGGGGATTGTGTCCAACTTCGACAGCCGGCTCACCACGATTTGCGAGGGGCTCGATATCGCGCGGTTCTTCGACGCCGTGGTCATGTCCGGCCAGGCCGGTTGCGCCAAGCCGGATCCCGGAATCTTTCTGATCGCGCTCGAACGCCTCGGCGCCACTTCCGCGGAAGCC
This Candidatus Binatia bacterium DNA region includes the following protein-coding sequences:
- a CDS encoding HAD-IA family hydrolase, with amino-acid sequence MTVIFFDAAGTLFRVRGSVGQAYATVAAHHGIVVAPDVIASRFRAAFQCMPPMCFPGVAEAEIPRRERVWWRQVVTTAFAGFHFDNFEQFFSDLFDYFAQAENWELFSDVIPTLSGLRSRGFRLGIVSNFDSRLTTICEGLDIARFFDAVVMSGQAGCAKPDPGIFLIALERLGATSAEALHVGDSETLDIQGARAAGLRAILIDRQAEATDPAHRVRDLRELLTLV